The proteins below are encoded in one region of Centropristis striata isolate RG_2023a ecotype Rhode Island chromosome 12, C.striata_1.0, whole genome shotgun sequence:
- the spon2b gene encoding spondin-2b: MDTTRNILSISQALYHLIVMMLTLDQGVHLMPVPTDVPMCTASETAQYRLTFTGKWTQAAFPKQYPVYRPPAQWSNLIGVTHSSDFHMWQRNEFASNGVREFAEKGEAWTLMKEVEAAGERIQSVYGILSAPAVMGGTGQMNTEFEVFARHSYLSFIVRLVPSPDWFVGVESFDLCDGDRWKENVSLELFPYDAGTDSGFTFSSPNFETIPQDKITQITSSFPSHPANSFYYPRLKHLPPIAKLTLTKIKKTNQIISLPVEPTQSNQLPTGNEIEDTLINTPLDCEVSVWSPWGLCKGKCGDSGVQHRTRYVIMHSANNGLACPLLEEGRKCFPDNCL, from the exons ATGGACACCACAAGGAACATCCTCTCCATCTCTCAGGCACTCTACCACCTGATTGTCATGATGCTGACACTGGACCAAGGCGTTCATTTGATGCCAGTTCCTACTGACGTCCCCATGTGCACGGCATCAGAAACTGCCCAGTACAGGCTAACGTTTACCGGCAAGTGGACCCAGGCAGCTTTCCCTAAACAGTATCCTGTCTACCGGCCCCCTGCACAGTGGTCAAACCTCATTG GGGTGACCCACAGCTCTGACTTCCACATGTGGCAGCGTAATGAGTTTGCCAGCAATGGAGTGAGGGAGTTTGCTGAGAAAGGCGAGGCCTGGACGCTGATGAAGGAAGTCGAAGCGGCCGGCGAACGCATCCAGAGCGTTTATGGGATCCTCTCCGCTCCTGCTGTTATGGGAGGCACCGGCCAGATGAACACTGAGTTTGAGGTCTTCGCCAGACACTCATAT CTGTCGTTTATTGTGCGTCTCGTTCCAAGCCCGGACTGGTTTGTAGGCGTGGAGAGCTTCGACCTGTGTGATGGCGACCGCTGGAAAGAGAACGTGTCACTGGAGCTTTTCCCATATGATGCAGGAACTGACAGCGGGTTCACCTTCTCTTCTCCAAACTTTGAGACCATCCCACAGGACAAAATCACACAG ATCACTTCTTCCTTCCCTAGCCACCCTGCCAACTCCTTTTACTATCCCCGCCTGAAGCACCTGCCGCCCATCGCCAAGTTAACGCTGACCAAGATAAAGAAGACCAATCAGATCATCAGCCTGCCTGTGGAGCCCACCCAGTCCAACCAACTGCCAACAGGAAACGAGATTGAGGACACGCTCATAA ATACCCCTCTGGACTGCGAGGTGTCAGTGTGGTCTCCTTGGGGTTTGTGCAAAGGCAAGTGTGGAGACTCAGGCGTGCAGCACCGCACACGCTATGTCATAATGCACTCAGCCAACAACGGATTAGCCTGCCCTCTGCTGGAGGAGGGCAGGAAGTGCTTCCCCGACAACTGTTTATGA